In Aurantimicrobium minutum, the following proteins share a genomic window:
- the mfd gene encoding transcription-repair coupling factor, whose protein sequence is MVFHGLSRALSRTRNISEALEYANKDADFSLVEGLNAPLLTSLIETRIEQGEPPVVLAVTATQRESERLSAALGSLLPHATVAEFPAWETLPHERLSPSPEIVGRRFDAIRQLRDWDGKTPLVMITSVRGVLQPIADNLAEVDPIIVKVGSRGNDLLEIASRLVDLAYVRVDMVTRRGEFAVRGGILDVFPPVADHPIRVDFFGDEIDSIRAFSVADQRSLDGDLDTVALPPSRELLLTEPVRQRAREMEHEFPGISHMLSKIAEGIAVEGMESLTPALVDNLVPMTNYLPKGSAIALLSPERIATRAINLTETNREFLDAAWNAASAGAQAPIDLSAGDFLTITQLREHYTGGPWWTFSAFQHGPDASEPLPEELDLDEILTVRINAKAVPSFAGNIDGAAEHVESLLKNNWTVIVAAEGHGLVERAGQVLAERNLAARMVEQLPGELEPAVAYLVQASVEAGFELEEAKLAVISESEFYGRAASYDARAPRKLASRRKNVVDPLKLEAGDIVVHETHGIGKFLELVQREVSSGGRNAVKTMREYLVIEYAPSKRGYPGDKLYVPTDQLDQLTRYVGGESPALSKMGGSDWGQAKNKARKAVRDIAVELVKLYSARMASKGFAFSPDTPWQRELEEAFPYVETVDQLTTIDEVKADMERPIPMDRLISGDVGFGKTEIAVRAAFKAVQDGKQVAILVPTTLLVKQHFETFQERFAGFPVHLRALSRFQTDKEAKETLAGMADGTVDVVIGTHRLLAQGVTFKDLGLVIIDEEQRFGVEHKDALKKLKTNVDILAMSATPIPRTLEMAVTGIREMSTLATPPEDRHPILTFVGPYSEKQAAAAIRREILREGQVFFVHNRVSSINRVAAQIAELVPEARVGVAHGQLSEHQLEQVIIDFWERKFDVLVSTTIIETGLDIANANTLIVDRADKYGLSQLHQLRGRVGRGRERAYAYLFYDETTPLSETAHDRLNALAANNELGSGIQIALKDLEIRGAGNLLGGEQSGHIAGVGFDLYLRMIGEAVSAFRGDVAEGQTELRLELPVDARIPDDYVNSERLRLEAYQKLSVASGPLSREEQIDQVFEELSDRYGEPPAQVHNLIAISRLRRRAHQSSLSEVVVMGSNLRITPVDLPDSLQVRLARMYPGAKYVPAARVMTVPLPEDVDLIAWTGNLLEAIFPVPAKSDASSSSGSDESAR, encoded by the coding sequence ATGGTATTTCACGGGCTTTCGCGCGCCCTTTCGCGTACCCGAAATATCTCTGAGGCTCTGGAATACGCCAACAAAGATGCGGATTTTTCTCTCGTAGAAGGTCTCAATGCTCCTCTGCTGACCTCTTTGATTGAGACCCGCATTGAGCAAGGTGAGCCGCCTGTGGTCTTGGCTGTCACCGCAACTCAACGTGAATCTGAACGGCTTTCTGCCGCTTTAGGAAGTTTGCTTCCTCACGCGACGGTGGCTGAATTCCCTGCCTGGGAAACCCTGCCTCATGAGCGCTTGAGTCCCAGCCCAGAAATTGTGGGGCGACGTTTTGATGCCATTCGCCAATTGCGGGATTGGGATGGCAAGACACCGTTGGTCATGATTACCTCCGTGAGAGGTGTGCTGCAACCGATTGCCGACAATCTTGCCGAGGTGGACCCCATCATCGTCAAGGTGGGCTCTCGCGGAAATGATCTGCTCGAGATTGCCTCACGCTTAGTGGACTTGGCTTATGTCCGTGTCGATATGGTCACCCGGCGAGGTGAGTTTGCTGTGCGCGGCGGCATCTTGGATGTTTTTCCGCCGGTGGCCGACCACCCCATTCGTGTGGACTTCTTCGGTGATGAGATTGACAGCATTCGGGCCTTCTCGGTCGCTGACCAAAGATCCCTCGACGGTGATCTGGATACCGTCGCGCTTCCGCCTAGCCGTGAACTTCTCCTGACAGAACCCGTGCGTCAACGTGCCCGGGAGATGGAACACGAGTTCCCCGGTATTTCCCACATGCTCTCCAAGATTGCCGAGGGTATCGCGGTGGAGGGAATGGAGTCTCTCACTCCAGCACTGGTGGACAACCTTGTTCCAATGACCAACTATCTGCCCAAGGGTTCCGCTATCGCGTTGCTCTCACCAGAACGCATCGCGACTCGTGCCATCAACCTCACCGAGACAAACCGTGAATTCCTCGATGCGGCATGGAATGCAGCAAGTGCTGGCGCACAAGCTCCTATTGATCTTTCGGCCGGCGATTTCCTCACCATCACGCAACTGCGTGAACACTACACGGGTGGTCCATGGTGGACATTTAGTGCCTTCCAACACGGTCCTGATGCGTCAGAACCGCTGCCTGAAGAGCTCGACCTTGATGAGATTCTGACCGTACGAATTAACGCTAAAGCTGTCCCCAGCTTTGCTGGGAACATTGATGGTGCTGCTGAGCACGTGGAGTCATTACTCAAGAACAACTGGACCGTCATTGTGGCGGCCGAAGGTCACGGCCTAGTTGAGCGTGCTGGGCAAGTTCTGGCTGAACGGAATCTTGCTGCCCGCATGGTTGAGCAGCTTCCTGGCGAGCTCGAACCTGCGGTGGCATACCTGGTTCAAGCATCTGTGGAGGCAGGGTTTGAGCTCGAGGAAGCCAAGCTTGCCGTTATTTCGGAATCTGAGTTTTATGGCCGCGCTGCCAGCTATGACGCCCGAGCACCACGCAAACTCGCCAGCAGACGCAAGAACGTGGTTGACCCGCTCAAACTCGAAGCTGGCGACATTGTCGTTCACGAAACTCACGGTATTGGTAAGTTCCTTGAGCTTGTTCAGCGTGAAGTTTCCTCCGGTGGACGCAACGCCGTGAAGACCATGCGTGAGTACTTAGTTATTGAGTACGCACCCAGCAAACGTGGCTATCCCGGCGACAAACTGTATGTCCCTACTGATCAGCTTGATCAACTCACTCGCTATGTTGGCGGAGAGTCTCCCGCGCTATCCAAGATGGGTGGCAGCGACTGGGGTCAAGCCAAGAACAAAGCACGCAAAGCTGTCCGCGACATCGCGGTCGAACTCGTCAAGCTCTACAGCGCTCGCATGGCCAGCAAAGGTTTTGCCTTCAGCCCCGATACGCCTTGGCAGCGCGAACTCGAAGAAGCCTTTCCCTATGTCGAGACCGTTGATCAGCTCACGACCATCGACGAAGTCAAAGCAGATATGGAGCGGCCCATCCCCATGGACCGTCTTATCTCAGGTGATGTGGGATTCGGAAAAACAGAAATCGCGGTTCGCGCAGCGTTCAAGGCTGTCCAAGATGGCAAGCAAGTTGCCATCTTGGTGCCCACCACGCTGCTGGTGAAGCAACACTTCGAGACCTTCCAAGAACGCTTTGCCGGATTCCCGGTTCACTTACGTGCACTCAGTCGTTTCCAAACAGATAAAGAAGCCAAGGAAACCTTGGCTGGCATGGCCGATGGCACCGTGGACGTGGTCATCGGAACCCACCGCCTCTTAGCGCAGGGCGTCACCTTCAAAGACCTTGGCCTCGTCATCATTGACGAAGAGCAACGCTTTGGTGTGGAGCACAAGGATGCACTGAAGAAACTCAAGACCAACGTTGACATTCTTGCCATGAGTGCGACCCCCATCCCACGCACACTAGAAATGGCTGTGACCGGTATTCGTGAAATGTCGACGTTAGCCACGCCACCTGAGGATCGTCACCCTATTCTCACCTTCGTGGGCCCTTACTCCGAGAAGCAAGCAGCGGCTGCAATCCGCCGAGAAATCTTGCGCGAAGGCCAAGTCTTCTTTGTGCACAACCGTGTCTCGAGCATCAACCGGGTTGCCGCGCAGATCGCAGAACTTGTTCCTGAAGCGCGCGTGGGTGTTGCACACGGTCAACTCTCCGAACACCAACTCGAACAAGTCATTATCGACTTCTGGGAACGCAAATTCGATGTCTTGGTCTCCACCACCATCATTGAGACCGGTCTAGATATCGCCAATGCCAACACGCTCATTGTTGATCGAGCAGATAAATATGGCCTGAGCCAATTGCATCAGTTGCGTGGTCGTGTTGGCCGTGGCCGAGAACGTGCCTATGCCTATCTGTTCTATGACGAAACAACGCCCCTGAGTGAAACAGCCCACGACCGGTTAAACGCGCTCGCAGCCAATAACGAACTGGGCTCTGGTATTCAGATTGCGCTCAAAGACCTCGAAATTCGCGGTGCCGGTAACCTTCTCGGCGGAGAACAGTCAGGTCATATTGCCGGGGTGGGCTTTGACCTCTACCTGCGCATGATTGGCGAAGCGGTCTCTGCCTTCCGCGGCGACGTCGCAGAAGGCCAGACTGAGCTTCGCCTGGAACTGCCGGTTGATGCCCGCATTCCTGATGATTATGTCAATTCAGAGCGTTTGCGTCTTGAGGCGTATCAAAAGCTGTCGGTTGCCAGTGGTCCCCTCTCACGTGAAGAACAGATTGATCAGGTCTTCGAAGAACTCTCCGATCGCTACGGTGAACCACCAGCTCAAGTTCACAACCTGATAGCTATTTCCAGGCTTCGTCGCCGAGCTCACCAGTCCAGCTTGAGTGAGGTTGTCGTGATGGGTTCCAACCTGCGCATTACCCCGGTTGATCTTCCGGACTCGCTGCAGGTGAGATTGGCGAGGATGTATCCAGGAGCAAAATATGTTCCCGCTGCTCGGGTGATGACTGTTCCTCTACCTGAGGATGTTGATTTGATTGCCTGGACAGGGAATCTGCTCGAAGCTATCTTCCCCGTTCCAGCGAAGTCAGATGCTAGTTCTTCTTCCGGTAGTGACGAGAGCGCCAGATAA
- the pth gene encoding aminoacyl-tRNA hydrolase: MSNTWLVVGLGNPGPDYAGHRHNVGQMALSQLASDIGATFKSHKANALVAEGWVRPGGPKLILAKPNTFMNLSGGPVANLLKFYGIEPLNLIVLHDELDIDFDVVRLKSNGGHGGHNGLRDIIAAIGTNEFDRVRIGIGRPPGRQDAADFVLSNFNSSEREVLPHVLAHVCDAVDMIATEGILAAQQRFNSPA, translated from the coding sequence GTGAGTAATACCTGGCTTGTAGTCGGGCTCGGTAACCCCGGGCCCGACTACGCCGGCCATCGCCACAACGTGGGCCAGATGGCACTGTCGCAGTTAGCCAGCGACATTGGGGCAACATTCAAGTCCCACAAAGCCAACGCGCTTGTTGCAGAAGGTTGGGTGCGCCCCGGAGGCCCCAAGCTGATTCTGGCCAAGCCCAACACCTTTATGAACCTCTCAGGTGGCCCCGTTGCTAACCTGCTCAAGTTTTATGGCATTGAGCCTTTGAATCTCATCGTCTTACATGACGAACTCGACATTGACTTTGATGTGGTGCGACTCAAAAGCAATGGCGGTCACGGAGGCCACAATGGCCTGCGCGACATTATTGCCGCCATCGGCACAAACGAATTTGACCGCGTCCGCATCGGCATAGGGCGTCCGCCAGGACGCCAGGATGCCGCCGACTTTGTGCTGTCGAACTTTAACTCCTCTGAGCGTGAGGTGTTGCCACACGTTTTAGCGCACGTCTGTGATGCGGTGGACATGATTGCTACCGAGGGAATTCTTGCTGCGCAGCAGCGCTTTAATTCACCTGCTTAA
- the gndA gene encoding NADP-dependent phosphogluconate dehydrogenase: MGSNLARNLASREGNTVAVYNRSYARTEQLITEHPEAGFIASETIDDFVASLAKPRTAIIMVQAGAGTDAVISQLAERFEPGDIIVDGGNALFTDTLRREAAISPTGIHFVGAGISGGEEGALKGPSIMPGGSAESYKTLGPILSSIAAVAEGEPCVTHVGTDGAGHFVKMIHNGIEYADMQLIAEAYDLLRNIGGFTPAEIADIFTEWNKGELESYLIEITAEVLKQVDAKTGKPLVDVILDEAGSKGTGVWTVQTSLNLGVPVSGIAEAVFARSLSSQRAQRDAANNLPADTVPYNVADKAAFVEDVRRALYASKIVAYAQGFDAIRAGAKEYNWNIDLGAVSKIWRGGCIIRAQFLNRIAEAYGKDANLLSLLLDGYFTDAVAKSLGAWRRIVAGASLAGYPIPAFASSLSYYDGLRAERLPASVVQGQRDFFGAHTYKRVDMPGTFHTLWSGDRSEIEAEPSTH, translated from the coding sequence ATGGGTTCAAACTTGGCACGTAACCTTGCCAGCCGCGAAGGCAACACCGTTGCTGTCTACAACCGCTCCTATGCACGCACCGAGCAGCTCATCACCGAGCACCCCGAAGCAGGGTTCATTGCCTCTGAGACGATCGACGACTTTGTAGCTTCCTTGGCAAAGCCCCGCACCGCGATCATCATGGTTCAGGCTGGTGCTGGTACTGATGCTGTGATCAGCCAGCTCGCTGAACGTTTCGAGCCCGGTGACATCATCGTTGACGGTGGTAACGCACTCTTCACTGACACTCTTCGTCGCGAGGCAGCTATCTCCCCCACCGGCATTCACTTCGTCGGTGCTGGTATCTCCGGTGGTGAAGAGGGCGCGCTCAAGGGCCCCAGCATCATGCCTGGTGGTTCTGCAGAGTCCTACAAGACCCTCGGCCCCATTCTTTCTTCCATCGCAGCTGTTGCCGAAGGTGAGCCTTGTGTTACTCACGTCGGCACCGACGGTGCTGGTCACTTTGTGAAGATGATTCACAACGGTATTGAGTATGCAGATATGCAGCTCATCGCTGAGGCATATGACCTGCTGCGCAACATTGGTGGATTCACTCCAGCAGAGATCGCAGACATCTTCACCGAATGGAACAAGGGCGAGCTCGAGTCCTACCTCATTGAGATCACCGCTGAGGTTCTCAAGCAGGTTGATGCCAAGACCGGAAAGCCACTGGTTGACGTCATCCTCGACGAGGCAGGTTCCAAGGGCACCGGCGTCTGGACTGTTCAGACCTCTCTGAATTTGGGCGTTCCTGTTTCCGGTATTGCCGAGGCAGTATTCGCTCGTTCGCTTTCTTCGCAGCGCGCTCAACGTGATGCTGCCAACAACCTGCCTGCAGACACTGTCCCTTACAACGTTGCCGACAAAGCCGCGTTTGTCGAGGACGTTCGCCGCGCACTCTACGCATCCAAGATTGTTGCCTACGCTCAGGGCTTCGATGCGATTCGCGCCGGTGCCAAGGAATACAACTGGAACATTGACCTAGGTGCTGTGTCCAAGATCTGGCGCGGTGGTTGCATCATTCGTGCACAGTTCCTCAACCGCATCGCTGAGGCGTACGGCAAGGACGCAAACCTGCTGTCCCTCCTGCTTGATGGCTACTTCACTGACGCTGTTGCTAAGTCACTGGGTGCATGGCGTCGCATTGTGGCTGGCGCATCACTGGCTGGTTACCCCATCCCTGCTTTCGCTTCCTCGTTGTCCTACTACGACGGTCTGCGTGCTGAGCGTCTGCCTGCTTCGGTGGTTCAGGGTCAACGTGACTTCTTCGGTGCACACACCTACAAGCGCGTTGACATGCCTGGCACCTTCCACACTCTGTGGTCTGGTGATCGCTCTGAGATCGAAGCTGAGCCCAGCACCCACTAA
- a CDS encoding ribose-phosphate diphosphokinase, translating to MSELSVPTKKKLVVVSGRAHPQLATEVAAQLKTHVSGTDLRTFANGEIYARYDDSVRGADVFVVQSHTAPINEWVMETLIMVDALKRASAKRITVVAPFYPYARQDKKGRGREPISARLIADLFKTAGADRIMSVDLHAAQIQGFFDGPVDHLFAMPVLLEHFRAQLDPATLTVVSPDMGRVRVADIWSEKLGAPLAIIHKRRDPKVHNQVTVHEIVGEVEGRVCLLVDDMIDTGRTIVKAAEALVANGAIGVVVAATHAVFSDPACEILQSEFISEVVVTDTLPVPEEKRFDKLTILPIAPLLASAIHEVFEEGSVTSMFDGAA from the coding sequence ATGTCCGAACTCTCCGTGCCGACAAAGAAGAAGCTTGTTGTGGTGAGTGGGCGAGCACACCCCCAGCTCGCCACTGAGGTTGCTGCTCAGCTCAAAACACATGTCTCGGGCACGGATCTGCGCACCTTTGCTAACGGGGAAATCTATGCCCGCTACGACGACAGTGTTCGTGGCGCGGATGTCTTCGTAGTCCAGTCACACACCGCCCCCATCAACGAATGGGTGATGGAGACCTTGATTATGGTGGACGCGCTCAAGCGCGCCTCTGCCAAGCGCATCACTGTGGTTGCGCCGTTCTATCCCTACGCTCGACAGGACAAGAAGGGTCGCGGCCGCGAGCCCATCTCCGCTCGTCTGATTGCTGACCTGTTCAAAACCGCCGGTGCTGACCGCATCATGAGCGTGGATCTTCACGCTGCTCAGATCCAGGGATTCTTCGATGGCCCCGTGGATCACCTTTTTGCGATGCCCGTTCTCCTCGAACACTTCCGCGCACAGCTGGATCCCGCAACCCTGACCGTGGTCTCTCCAGATATGGGCCGTGTTCGCGTGGCAGATATTTGGTCGGAGAAGCTGGGTGCTCCACTGGCGATTATTCACAAGCGTCGTGACCCTAAAGTTCACAACCAGGTGACTGTGCACGAAATCGTTGGTGAAGTTGAAGGCCGCGTCTGTTTGCTGGTTGATGACATGATTGATACCGGTCGCACCATCGTCAAAGCTGCTGAGGCACTGGTTGCTAACGGTGCTATTGGTGTTGTTGTTGCTGCTACCCACGCAGTGTTTTCTGACCCAGCGTGTGAGATCTTGCAGTCTGAGTTCATCTCAGAGGTTGTCGTCACCGACACCCTTCCCGTTCCAGAAGAAAAGCGCTTCGACAAGCTCACAATCCTGCCTATTGCGCCACTTCTTGCTAGCGCAATCCACGAGGTCTTCGAAGAAGGTTCTGTTACCTCGATGTTTGATGGGGCTGCCTAA
- a CDS encoding 50S ribosomal protein L25/general stress protein Ctc has protein sequence MAEIDNKVPAEVRTQFGKGFARRLRAAGQIPAVVYGHGSEVLHVALPARQVSLLLRKKNAVLDLQIDGKSQLALVKDAQKDPVRQIIEHIDLVVVTKGEKVVVDVPIHIVGTQQSGSTLELDAKAVPLEAEATHIPEFIEVDIDGAVPGFRVTFADLKLPADVKVAGESEQLVVHVHAAKAKDSGETGAELAAELADEAAHAEHKAEIHAEQHDAEKAEALADAELSGAAAAAEAAE, from the coding sequence ATGGCTGAAATTGATAACAAGGTTCCCGCAGAGGTCCGCACTCAGTTCGGTAAGGGTTTTGCTCGCCGTCTGCGTGCAGCTGGCCAGATTCCTGCCGTTGTATACGGTCACGGCTCAGAGGTTCTGCACGTCGCTCTTCCCGCACGTCAGGTATCTCTGCTTCTTCGTAAGAAGAACGCAGTTCTCGACCTCCAGATCGATGGCAAGAGCCAGCTCGCCCTGGTGAAGGATGCTCAGAAGGATCCCGTACGTCAGATCATCGAGCACATCGACCTCGTTGTCGTCACCAAGGGTGAGAAGGTTGTTGTTGACGTTCCAATCCACATCGTGGGAACTCAGCAGTCTGGTTCAACCCTGGAGCTTGACGCTAAGGCAGTGCCACTTGAGGCTGAAGCAACTCACATTCCTGAGTTCATCGAGGTCGACATCGACGGAGCTGTTCCCGGATTCCGCGTGACCTTCGCAGATCTCAAGCTTCCTGCAGACGTCAAGGTTGCCGGCGAATCAGAGCAGCTCGTTGTTCACGTCCACGCAGCGAAGGCCAAGGACTCCGGTGAAACCGGTGCTGAGCTCGCAGCTGAACTTGCTGACGAAGCAGCTCACGCTGAGCACAAGGCAGAAATCCACGCTGAGCAGCACGACGCAGAGAAGGCTGAAGCACTTGCTGACGCTGAGCTCTCTGGTGCAGCTGCAGCAGCTGAGGCTGCTGAGTAA
- a CDS encoding carbohydrate kinase family protein: MSDRIVVIGEALIDLIQQVDGSYQAKPGGAPANVSIALARLGAHVSFAGRMSTDKFGEKLHGWLSPENIDLSLVERTSDPTSLAVASLDEQGKASYSFYLKGTADWGWTLGAFVHLEVEPPAALVIGSVATAIEPGASVIENLAGHLHSTQGSTVVIDLNIRPGLGFERENETVRVERQIKLAHIVKASDDDLAWLFPDRSPVDTARHWAAAGHHVIMTRGADGATLFTPTGDTVSVKAPVIELVDTVGAGDSFLGATLYGLQRRGALGANAEELLAKVTLDDWIDLLTLAAKVGAITCSRAGCNPPSLAELGL; encoded by the coding sequence ATGAGTGATCGCATTGTGGTCATCGGTGAGGCACTCATTGACCTCATCCAGCAAGTAGATGGCAGCTACCAGGCGAAGCCTGGTGGTGCACCAGCAAACGTATCTATCGCCCTTGCCCGCTTGGGTGCTCATGTCAGCTTTGCTGGCCGCATGAGCACTGACAAGTTTGGTGAAAAGTTGCACGGCTGGCTGAGCCCAGAAAACATTGATCTCTCACTCGTCGAGCGCACCAGTGACCCCACCTCACTTGCCGTTGCTTCATTAGATGAGCAGGGCAAGGCGAGTTACAGCTTCTATCTCAAGGGAACTGCCGACTGGGGATGGACTCTGGGGGCGTTCGTTCACCTCGAAGTCGAACCACCTGCAGCTTTGGTGATTGGTTCTGTCGCTACAGCAATTGAACCTGGCGCTTCGGTGATCGAGAACTTGGCAGGACATCTCCACTCCACCCAAGGCTCAACGGTGGTCATTGACCTCAACATTCGTCCAGGTCTCGGTTTCGAACGAGAAAATGAAACAGTTCGCGTAGAGCGCCAAATCAAACTCGCACACATCGTCAAGGCTTCAGATGATGATCTTGCGTGGCTCTTCCCAGACCGCTCACCTGTTGACACTGCACGGCACTGGGCAGCTGCAGGACACCACGTCATCATGACTCGCGGAGCTGACGGGGCAACATTGTTCACTCCAACAGGTGACACCGTCAGCGTGAAGGCTCCTGTGATTGAGCTGGTAGATACCGTGGGGGCTGGCGACTCGTTCCTGGGAGCAACACTGTATGGTTTGCAGCGCCGCGGTGCACTCGGAGCTAATGCTGAAGAGCTCTTGGCCAAAGTCACCTTGGATGACTGGATTGACCTGCTCACCCTGGCTGCAAAAGTCGGTGCGATTACCTGTTCACGTGCTGGATGTAATCCTCCCTCCCTCGCCGAACTAGGCTTGTAA
- the glmU gene encoding bifunctional UDP-N-acetylglucosamine diphosphorylase/glucosamine-1-phosphate N-acetyltransferase GlmU: MADAQLAIVVLAAGQGTRMKSSTPKLLHKLGGVSVVSHVLATARQLDAAHVVSVVRHERDRLVEVIEVDLPQSIIVDQDEIPGTGRAVELAVAALPSGFAGDVLVVNGDVPLLDAETLQGLINQHRQAQAAATILSTVLEDATGYGRVVRSADGNLEKLVEHKDASAEELAINEINAGIYVFSAPELRAQLSNLTLDNAQGEKYITDVIGLLREAGATVAAVEILDSWKVEGINDRAQLSRAAGLLNGLIVRGWQLAGVTITDPATTWIDIQVQLAPDVEIKPGTQLLGATVVETGAVIGPDTTLLDTEVGEGAVVKRTDATLSVIGAGASVGPFSYLRPGTYLEADGKIGTFVETKNARIGKGSKVPHLSYVGDATIGEGSNIGAGTIFANYDGVTKSHTTVGSHVRTGSHNTFVAPISIGDGAYSGAGAVIRKDVPAGALAINVAPQRNMDGWVQANRPGTAAAKAADEAK, from the coding sequence TTGGCCGACGCACAGCTAGCAATCGTTGTTCTCGCGGCAGGCCAAGGAACTCGAATGAAGAGCTCAACTCCCAAGCTGTTACACAAGCTTGGTGGAGTGTCCGTCGTCAGCCATGTTCTTGCTACCGCACGCCAGCTTGATGCAGCTCACGTTGTTTCCGTAGTGCGTCACGAACGTGACCGCTTAGTTGAGGTCATTGAGGTTGATCTGCCTCAGAGCATCATCGTTGACCAGGATGAAATTCCTGGAACCGGTCGAGCTGTTGAACTGGCTGTAGCAGCATTGCCTTCCGGTTTTGCTGGTGATGTTCTCGTTGTTAACGGTGATGTTCCACTCTTGGATGCCGAAACGTTGCAGGGGCTGATCAACCAGCACCGTCAGGCGCAAGCCGCAGCCACAATCCTCTCAACCGTCTTAGAAGATGCCACCGGTTATGGCCGCGTAGTTCGCTCGGCAGATGGCAACCTTGAAAAACTCGTTGAGCACAAGGATGCTTCGGCTGAAGAACTAGCCATCAATGAAATCAACGCGGGAATTTATGTGTTCTCTGCTCCAGAACTTCGTGCACAGCTCAGTAACCTCACCCTCGATAACGCGCAGGGCGAGAAATACATCACCGATGTCATCGGCCTGCTGCGTGAAGCAGGTGCAACAGTGGCTGCTGTCGAGATTCTGGATTCGTGGAAAGTTGAGGGAATCAATGACCGCGCTCAACTCTCGCGCGCAGCGGGATTGCTCAACGGCTTGATTGTTCGCGGTTGGCAGCTAGCCGGAGTGACCATTACAGACCCTGCCACCACCTGGATTGATATCCAGGTTCAGCTCGCTCCCGATGTTGAAATTAAGCCTGGAACACAGCTTCTTGGTGCAACTGTTGTGGAAACCGGGGCAGTGATAGGTCCCGACACAACCTTGCTGGATACAGAAGTGGGTGAAGGTGCTGTGGTGAAGCGCACCGATGCCACACTTTCTGTCATTGGTGCCGGCGCCTCCGTTGGCCCGTTCTCTTATTTGCGTCCAGGAACCTACCTCGAAGCTGACGGCAAGATCGGCACCTTCGTGGAGACCAAGAACGCACGCATTGGCAAGGGAAGCAAAGTTCCCCACCTGTCTTATGTTGGCGATGCCACCATCGGTGAAGGCAGTAACATCGGTGCCGGCACGATCTTCGCGAACTATGACGGCGTGACCAAGAGTCACACCACCGTGGGTTCCCACGTGAGAACTGGTTCTCACAACACATTCGTTGCGCCAATTAGTATTGGCGATGGAGCATACAGTGGCGCTGGTGCGGTCATCCGTAAGGATGTCCCAGCCGGAGCTCTCGCCATTAATGTTGCTCCACAGCGCAATATGGACGGCTGGGTTCAAGCCAACCGTCCCGGCACCGCCGCAGCGAAAGCTGCGGACGAGGCCAAATAA
- a CDS encoding DUF4239 domain-containing protein has protein sequence MFAQILITQGILLACVLVGWFVGRAIHRFADNRFTEGSLQGHELGRLTDTLAFVGGAVGILLGLLLSFGVTEFDDTKSNIQAVARSSVGVFTSSETLEESQRFEIRRDTVCTLRSISTDDWQAIGNGTTGGSQSTEKWLLKLNADVSTVTLDTNQQQGSYPVLLSSVSDMTDAREELVMGNTAMIPEVVWMVIFFASFIMSALLAMHLADRKWLARISAAMAWGMLAVILLALTVLDSPLAPIFGTPTIEPTAITQALSTIEESYPGSALMSVCPEAPAS, from the coding sequence ATGTTTGCTCAAATTCTGATCACCCAAGGCATTCTGCTTGCTTGCGTCCTGGTGGGTTGGTTTGTGGGCAGAGCAATCCACCGTTTTGCAGACAATCGATTCACCGAAGGCTCACTCCAAGGCCATGAGCTCGGTCGCCTCACCGACACTCTTGCCTTTGTCGGCGGTGCCGTTGGTATTTTGCTGGGTTTACTCCTGAGCTTTGGCGTCACCGAATTTGATGACACGAAGAGCAATATTCAGGCCGTTGCTCGCAGCAGCGTGGGAGTGTTCACTTCCTCAGAAACGCTCGAAGAATCGCAACGCTTCGAAATACGTCGTGACACAGTCTGCACACTGCGCTCTATCTCAACTGATGACTGGCAAGCCATAGGTAATGGCACGACTGGAGGTTCACAGTCCACTGAAAAGTGGTTGCTGAAACTCAATGCGGATGTGAGCACAGTCACCCTTGATACCAATCAGCAACAGGGTAGTTACCCAGTACTTCTCAGTAGCGTCTCGGACATGACTGATGCTCGCGAAGAACTCGTCATGGGAAACACTGCCATGATTCCTGAAGTGGTCTGGATGGTGATTTTCTTCGCCAGTTTCATCATGTCCGCATTGCTGGCAATGCACCTTGCGGACCGAAAGTGGCTTGCCCGCATCTCTGCCGCCATGGCCTGGGGGATGCTTGCAGTGATTCTTCTGGCTCTTACCGTGCTGGACTCACCACTGGCCCCAATTTTTGGAACACCCACGATTGAGCCCACCGCGATTACGCAAGCACTTTCGACAATTGAGGAGTCCTACCCGGGCTCAGCACTCATGTCTGTATGTCCGGAGGCTCCCGCAAGCTAA